Proteins encoded in a region of the Fusarium falciforme chromosome 6, complete sequence genome:
- a CDS encoding GFO-IDH-MocA domain-containing protein translates to MAAPREIRWGILATGAISITFTKDLLVDPKTRDVSNIKHTVVAAASSSSAARAESFLKDVGAPSTAKAYGSYDELVKDPNVEIIYVATPHSHHYQNVRLCLEAGKHVLCEKAFTVNAKQARILVEIAKEKGLLLMEAFWTRYFPLTNYVREAISSGKLGTIYRVFSDASARLSPEANFSDGKHRMVNADLAGGALLDLGVYSLTWPFLVLWQTQAKKTPPRVAAAITKYEQTSADESTTILLTFPRDAASGGDAHAIATTSIRIGSVRSDPKPQPCVRIQGELGELQLFDVPQCPNTTRIVLNDGSVEEKKWTQPGPGKGSGWFNGFLTFMNPEGEGQGMFWEADEAAFAIVEGRKEGRQMDLSETIAVMDVMDEVRRQGGLVYPEKIETTDYPVSIGR, encoded by the exons ATGGCAGCTCCACGTGAAATTCGCTGGGGAATCCTTGCCACTGGTGCAATCTCAATTACATT CACAAAGGATCTCCTAGTTGATCCCAAGACTCGAGACGTCAGCAACATCAAGCACACCGTCGTCGCAGCAGCTTCATCCAGCTCAGCCGCACGCGCCGAATCCTTCCTCAAAGATGTTGGAGCCCCTTCGACTGCAAAGGCCTACGGTTCGTACGATGAACTCGTTAAGGACCCCAACGTTGAAATCATCTATGTTGCTACCCCCCACTCACACCACTACCAGAATGTCAGGCTTTGCTTAGAAGCCGGCAAGCATGTGCTGTGCGAAAAGGCTTTCACAGTGAATGCTAAGCAGGCGCGTATTCTGGTAGAGATCGCAAAGGAGAAGGGCCTATTGCTGATGGAAGCGTTCTGGACGAGATACTTTCCCTTGACGAACTATGTCAGAGAAGCTATCAGCTCGGGTAAGCTGGGGACGATCTACAGGGTATTTTCAGATGCCAGTGCCAGGCTATCCCCCGAGGCCAACTTTAGCGATGGAAAGCACAGAATGGTGAATGCGGATCTTGCCGGCGGTGCGTTGTTGGATCTTGGAGTTTACAGCCTTACTTGGCCGTTCCTGGTGCTCTGGCAGACCCAGGCTAAGAAGACTCCCCCAAGGGTCGCTGCTGCTATTACCAAG TATGAGCAAACATCTGCGGACGAGAGCACCACCATTCTTCTGACTTTTCCCCGAGACGCTGCCTCTGGTGGCGACGCCCACGCCATCGCTACAACGTCCATCCGGATTGGAAGTGTTCGTAGCGATCCCAAGCCCCAACCCTGCGTACGGATCCAAGGAGAGCTAGGCGAGCTGCAGCTCTTCGACGTCCCACAGTGCCCCAACACTACAAGGATCGTACTCAACGATGGGAGTGTCGAAGAAAAGAAGTGGACGCAGCCCGGTCCCGGCAAGGGCAGTGGCTGGTTCAATGGATTCTTGACTTTCATGAACCCGGAGGGTGAGGGCCAGGGTATGTTCTGGGAGGCTGATGAGGCGGCGTTTGCCATTGTTGAAGGGAGGAAGGAGGGAAGGCAGATGGATTTGAGTGAAACTATTGCTGTCATGGATGTCATGGATGAGGTACGTCGTCAGGGTGGTTTGGTCTACCCGGAGAAGATTGAGACGACAGACTACCCTGTGTCTATCGGTCGATGA
- a CDS encoding Zn(2)-C6 fungal-type domain-containing protein, with product MSTAMPTRRVKRSERRRCAKACDNCKRRKERCDGCHPCGRCRSRHVSDDCTFTSSPRLSSINPIISRPGTLPEGHDIPAQDNLSGLGWTASHEEPSAATHSSSSPLLHGFNGLDITHIPQVSRLIQDGHGKVMFIGDSANLAFLQIIRRLVRESLGPCQFAEDPLGHLLIETTPLNQSDWILEMVSRPPARPEPADAQYLITWYLRATNCLLNLYDERELYQVWSRWIQAIDDGREPKAVSAILFLIFAIGAQACPDDRDDDAERYFNYGRFLTISGIMEEPGLSTVRANILITMYLLAASRRNAAFMYLGTAVRAAYALGIHRRDINALFDLADYTARERLWKALRILDLFMSASLGRPPSTHETRDTSAKANYSACNDLCAIFEEILTDVYSKRMVSTDILERITEHHRQWTNKFLTGLAVDDIQPTQFIEVDGGKAIPNIGLFHLKEAYYWTIMLLARPFLIENVSKHLSKVAADDPLEAENGVADSSSDLVVTRACVDSAIRTVDLLRMLQTSEEVPKRLPVVVNSLFMAALVIGLAQLGDMSRLFPLEKSLSCARALLAVFGRHDAVASRNLAIVDNLQTACSLYLEKMESRRMERQSILVGGLFGVVHGDTTTDCPVAVEREEAHEEQQDCTRLPGLDHAPFINPVGLPSCSNGNSLSSSDSGTEPMIGLSTDLQGMDDLILPMYPRTLMFETFDKDIPLFPTVDARHPAWDLGQENEGELLI from the coding sequence ATGAGCACTGCCATGCCCACGCGGAGAGTCAAAAGAAGCGAGCGTCGCCGGTGCGCAAAGGCCTGTGACAACTGCAAACGCCGCAAGGAACGCTGTGATGGCTGCCACCCGTGCGGACGCTGTCGCAGTCGCCATGTCTCTGATGACTGCACCTTCACTTCTTCGCCGCGGCTTTCAAGCATCAACCCGATCATCAGCAGACCGGGGACTCTTCCCGAAGGCCACGACATCCCCGCTCAGGACAATTTGTCTGGTTTGGGGTGGACAGCCAGCCACGAGGAGCCTTCTGCTGCAACCCACTCAAGTAGCAGTCCTCTTTTGCACGGCTTCAACGGCCTCGACATCACCCACATCCCACAGGTATCAAGGCTGATCCAAGATGGCCATGGAAAAGTCATGTTCATCGGCGATTCCGCCAATCTTGCCTTCCTACAAATCATCCGTCGCTTGGTCCGCGAGTCCCTAGGGCCCTGCCAATTTGCAGAGGATCCATTGGGTCACCTCTTGATTGAGACGACACCCCTCAACCAGTCAGACTGGATCCTAGAGATGGTGAGCCGGCCACCAGCCAGACCTGAGCCAGCCGACGCCCAGTATCTCATCACCTGGTATCTACGCGCCACCAACTGTTTGCTCAATCTATATGACGAACGGGAACTGTACCAAGTCTGGTCTCGATGGATACAAGCCATAGATGACGGACGGGAGCCAAAGGCAGTGAGCGCCATCTTATTCCTCATATTCGCCATCGGAGCCCAGGCCTGCCCAGACGATCGagacgacgatgccgagCGATACTTTAACTACGGGCGATTCTTGACTATCTCGGGCATCATGGAAGAACCAGGTCTCTCGACTGTTCGGGCCAATATCCTCATAACCATGTACCTTCTGGCGGCCTCGCGGAGGAACGCAGCTTTTATGTACTTAGGGACTGCGGTGCGTGCTGCTTACGCACTGGGTATCCATCGACGTGACATCAACGCCCTTTTCGACCTGGCCGATTATACGGCACGCGAGAGGCTTTGGAAAGCCTTACGCATACTTGACTTGTTTATGAGTGCGTCTCTTGGTCGCCCGCCCTCAACGCATGAGACACGAGATACGTCTGCCAAGGCCAACTACTCTGCCTGCAATGACCTATGCGCCATCTTCGAGGAGATTCTCACCGATGTATACTCGAAGCGCATGGTCTCGACGGATATCCTAGAGAGAATAACCGAACACCACCGGCAATGGACCAACAAATTTCTTACAGGCTTGGCGGTTGATGATATCCAACCGACTCAATTTATCGAGGTGGACGGAGGGAAGGCGATTCCCAACATTGGCCTCTTTCACCTAAAAGAGGCTTACTACTGGACGATAATGCTCCTCGCACGGCCTTTCTTGATTGAGAACGTATCTAAACACCTGTCAAAGGTGGCTGCAGACGATCCACTCGAAGCTGAGAATGGAGTAGCCGACTCTTCCTCCGACTTGGTTGTAACCCGCGCCTGCGTTGACTCCGCTATCCGCACCGTAGACCTTCTTCGAATGCTCCAGACGAGTGAGGAAGTTCCAAAGCGGTTGCCAGTTGTGGTCAACTCGCTGTTCATGGCAGCCTTGGTTATTGGGTTAGCGCAGCTCGGCGACATGAGCCGCCTGTTCCCCCTTGAGAAGAGCCTATCGTGTGCAAGGGCATTGCTCGCCGTTTTCGGCCGCCATGATGCTGTGGCGAGCAGGAACTTGGCCATCGTCGATAATCTCCAGACAGCATGCAGCCTGTATCTCGAGAAGATGGAATCTCGCAGGATGGAACGGCAGAGCATCCTCGTTGGAGGGCTTTTCGGTGTTGTCCATGGTGATACAACGACGGACTGCCCCGTCGCGGTAGAAAGGGAGGAGGCCCACGAGGAGCAGCAGGATTGTACCAGGCTACCCGGACTGGACCATGCGCCCTTCATAAACCCGGTAGGGTTGCCTAGTTGCAGTAACGGCAACTCTCTATCGTCCAGCGACTCCGGAACCGAGCCGATGATTGGCTTGAGCACCGATCTCCAAGGCATGGATGATCTGATACTACCCATGTACCCGAGGACACTGATGTTTGAGACATTCGATAAAGATATTCCTCTCTTCCCTACCGTAGATGCGAGACACCCCGCGTGGGATTTAGGGCAGGAAAATGAAGGAGAACttcttatttaa
- a CDS encoding Abhydrolase-3 domain-containing protein, giving the protein MNFSPSWLKVEEGLGGIRPVLRGDAEEMTSQFAGLQALLAPTDPQPYNSVSTKDNTYEGTKYRIYTPHRETNAQDRLPIGVFFHGGGFVLGDLETEDGLCRAIAQNANTLIISVNYRKAPAHKSPAQLQDALKMFQWAYHNATALGGEPNKLYVIGTSAGGALAFAVARKVVLGSAELPKDAVKGIIAFSPVMYHPDNVPERYSSQHTAFKDNEKDTPIIDVASLMSFFKACNAKSDDADYFVGLDQASHGLFPTTYIVTCGLDPLRDDGKIVAGSMKNQGVHVKSDHYDGLPHCFWMFPTLPETREFLRNAFSGVKWVIENM; this is encoded by the exons ATGAACTTCTCTCCTTCGTGGCTCAAG GTGGAGGAAGGGCTAGGCGGTATCCGTCCCGTGCTTAGAGGAGACGCGGAAGAGATGACTTCTCAGTTCGCCGGTCTCCAGGCTCTCCTGGCCCCAACCGATCCCCAGCCGTACAACTCAGTATCGACTAAAGACAACACTTACGAAGGCACCAAGTATCGCATCTACACTCCACACCGCGAAACCAACGCCCAAGACCGGCTTCCCATTGGCGTTTTCTTCCATGGCGGTGGCTTCGTCTTGGGAGATCTTGAGACGGAGGATGGGCTTTGCCGAGCAATCGCTCAGAATGCAAACACTTTGATCATCAGCGTGAACTACAGAAAAGCGCCAGCCCACAAATCACCAGCACAGCTGCAGGACGCTCTCAAAATGTTCCAATGG GCATACCACAATGCGACGGCTTTGGGCGGTGAACCAAACAAACTCTATGTCATTGGTACTTCGGCTGGTGGCGCCCTTGCCTTTGCAGTGGCACGCAAAGTTGTGCTTGGCTCTGCGGAACTGCCCAAGGACGCCGTGAAAGGCATCATTGCCTTCAGCCCGGTCATGTACCACCCGGATAATGTGCCGGAGAGATATAGCTCACAGCATACAGCATTCAAGGACAACGAGAAAGACACTCCAATCATCGACGTGGCATCCCTGATGTCCTTCTTCAAGGCATGCAATGCGAAATCAGACGACGCCGACTACTTTGTTGGCCTTGATCAAGCCAGTCACGGCCTTTTCCCCACGACGTATATAGTGACGTGTGGTTTGGACCCCTTGAGAGACGATGGGAAGATCGTGGCAGGTTCGATGAAGAACCAAGGCGTCCATGTCAAAAGCGACCATTATGACGGTCTGCCGCATTGTTTTTGGATGTTCCCTACCCTACCTGAGACTAGAGAGTTCCTGCGAAATGCCTTCTCGGGTGTTAAGTGGGTTATTGAGAACATGTAA